From the Bacillus sp. FJAT-22090 genome, the window TAGTTGGGACACCTGGACGTTTACAAGAACTGGTGAAATTAAAAAAATTAAAGATGCATGAAATCAAAACAATCGTACTAGATGAAGGAGACCAGTTGTTAAGTCGAGAAAATCGTACGACTGTTAAGGGGTTAATAGATGCAACTGTTGAGAGACAACTGGTTGTTACATCTGCCACAATTACGGAAGAAATAGAACTAGTTGCAGAAAGAATCATGAATAATCCTGTCCGCATTCAAGTTACAGCAGAGGAAATTCCTTCAAAGGGTGAAGTTATTCATAGTTTTGTCAAAACGGAAGTGCGAGACAAAACGGAATTATTAAGAAAGCTTTCTCACTTAGAAGGTATGAAGGGACTAGCCTTTGTAAATAGTTTAGATCAAGTTTTAATGAAGGATACAAAACTCTCTTATAGAGATGCTCCTATTATTTCTCTACATTCAGAAATGAAAAAAGAGGAACGAAAGAAAGCATTAGATGACTTTAAAAATGGTAAAGTAAATATACTTATAGCAACTGACGTTGCTGCTAGAGGTCTGGACATTTCTGGATTAACACATGTAATTCATGTTGATGTTCCGCATTCTATAGAACAATATTTGCATCGTTCAGGACGTACTGGACGTGCTGGAAATGATGGAGAAGTATTGACCTTATTAACTTATGGGGATGAAAAAACGTATAAGAAATGGACAAAAGAGCTTCCGAGTAAGCCAGTTCAGAAAATATGGTATCGTGGAGAATTAATAGAAGGTTCATCGAAAACGGTACAGAAAAAAGGGAAATAAACAATGAATTTTCAACAAAAATTAGAGGAATACGCAGAGCTTATCGTAAAAGTAGGTTTAAATATTCAAAAAAATCAACAGTTGCTTATTAATACAACAACGGAAACGATTGAATTTACCAGACTTGTTGTAAAAAAAGCGTATGAAGCTGGTGCAAAGCGAGTAGATGTAAATTATTCTGATGGACCAAATACAAGATCATTTTATGATTTAGCTCCAGACGAAGCATTCCATGAATATCCGAAATGGGCAGCTATGCAACGAGATGAGTTAATTGAAAACAAAGGTGCTTTATTATGGATCGATGCGGAAAATCCAGATTTACTTGAAGGTGTTTCGGTTGAAAAAATCTCAAACTTCCATAAAGCAAGCGGGAAAGCACTTGAAAATTATAGAAAAGCAGTGATGAATGATGTCATTACTTGGTCAATTGTTGCGATGCCTTCTGAAAAATGGGCAGCAAAGGTATTTCCGGATTTACAAGCAGAAGAGCAAATGCAAGCTCTTTGGAATTTAATTTTTCAAGTAGTAAGAATTGGTGAAGGAACAGCGGTTCAACAATGGAAAGAGCATATCGAAAATTTAGAAAGCCGTGCCTCACTATTAAATGCGAAGCGTTATAAAAAATTACATTACACAGCAGAGGGAACAGATATCCAAGTGGAACTACCAAAAGGTCATATTTGGATGTCAGGAGCTAGTAAAAATGCGCAATCCGTTCCTTTTATAGCTAATATGCCTACGGAAGAAGTTTATACTGCTCCATTAAAAACAGGAGTTAATGGTTATGTGAAAAACACTAAACCGCTCGCATATAAAGGGAATGTCATTGATGATTTTACATTAACTTTTGAAAACGGTGCTATTACGAAGGTTGAAGCAACTACTGGTGAGGTGCTTTTAAAAGAATTAACACAAACAGATGAGGGTGCAAAATATTTAGGGGAAATTGCGCTAGTTCCACATGAATCTCCAATTTCTGCATCTAATGTTTTATTTTTTAATACCCTATTTGATGAAAATGCTTCGAATCATTTTGCTATTGGAGAAGCTTACCCGACATGTGTGGAAGGTGCGCGTGGATTATCTCCAAGTGAGCTTGAAAACTTAGGGCTCAATACTTCCATTGTTCATGAAGACTTCATGATTGGTTCTGCTGATATGGATATTATGGGAGAATTAGAAGATGGTACAATAGAGCCTATTTTCAAAAAAGGTTCTTGGGCTTTTTAAGGAGTAAATCTAGATGAAAAAGTGGATAGTTGTAATCTTACTCCTTGTGTTTCCTTTCACGTCTTTTTCTGTAGAGGCAAATGGTGCTGAAGTATATATCGCTTTAGGAGATTCTCTAGCTGCCGGCCAAACTCCGAACAGATCAATAGATACTGGTTATACAGATTTAATAGCACAAGAGTTGAAAAAATCTCAGCAGCTTGCTTATTATTCGAAGGCACTTGCATTTCCAGGATATACAACAGCTGATGTGTTAAAAACAGTTCGCACAAAAGAATCAAAGGAATTACTTAAAAATGCATCAATTGTTACCATTTCAGCAGGGGCAAATGATTTACTAAGGCTTGTGCAATTAAATGCAGCGAATGGTTCAATTTCGTACAAGCAAATTCAAGTAAATTATGCCTTAAATATGGTACGCAAAAATATGGAAGCAATTGTGAAAGAAGTTCAAGTGACTGCACCAAACGCAAAGATATATGTGTTGGGTTACTATTTTTCCTATCCTCATTTACGAGAAACACAAAAAGTAGGTATAAGAAAAGAGTTAAATGCACTGCATTCCATATTAAAAACGGAAGCGGAGGCCAATGGAGCAATATACGTATCTGTTGAGGAAGATTTTTCTAATAAAGAAAAAGAGTTGCTACCTAATGTATCGGATGTGCATCCTACAATGGAAGGATACCGTCTGATGGCTAATGCTTTTTTCAAAAAGTACAATGCGAATTTACAAGTAAATCCAAAGGAATTGCCTGCTCCAAATCCTTTAACTTTTGAACAAATCCTTAATAGTCAAAAGGAAAAAGCAGAGACTCCCGTTTCAAGAGTAGAGGGTCTTGATCGTTATTTGTCACTTACGGAATTAAGGCCATTGATATAAAATAAAGGCTCTGTTATTTAACCTTATGGGTAATTTTTTAATAAAATTGACTGTTCAGTACTTAGAGATTAGAAACACGGATGTACGCTATGTATGAGCTCCGCAGGATGAGTAGCTCCTACGTCGCTCACATACTCGACTTTTATTTTGGACCCGTTAAATTCCGTTCCAGGCGGACGCGTTCCGCCGGCATGGCTTCAGCCGCTTCCCTTGCTCCTGCGCAAGCTCGTCGCAAAAATTAATTTCGCTACGCTCAGTCCAGGGTCTTCAGCTCATGCACCTGCCGCTTCGCTTTCGGTGCAGAAAACATTTGCTATTCCGGCTGGAGTCGCCGCCTTCCACTCCAATCAACTTTTATCCGCTTTTCAATTAGAAAACCATCATGCCATTAATAGAGCAAGTATTTATAGAAAATCGGTGAAAAAGGCGACACTCCTGCGGGAAAAGCGTTAGCCGAAGACCCCGCAGTTGAGGGGAAGGCAATCTAAGTTCGCCGCATCCTGCTCCTGCGCAAAGCTCGTCGCAAAAGAACTTTTGCGGCAACGATTGCATGACCAACATCATGTTGGCCTAGGAGGCTAAGGCAACGCCCGCGGAAAGGGAGCCGTTTCAACGATTTTCTTATTTATCGGACGACATTATTTAGTAAAGTCAAATTCTATCGAATTTTTCAGTGCCCTCCAAGACATGCCGTATGAGACAGCGAAATGTGCTAGCACATTTCGCGGCTCATGCAGACGTGCGGCCAGCACGAATGCTTATAGATAAGTAGAATTCGATTTAACCTATAACCTATTTAATCACATTGCGAATGCGCATAGATTAGTGCATTACAACAATAAGGTTTAACAAATAAAAAATCTGCTCCCATAAAGTTATGTGGGAGCAGATTTTTTATTTTATCGTCTTTTTTGATTTCATTAATTTACGAATAATCGGATAGACTACAGGTGCCCATTTTATTGCAGTCTTTGCTATGGTTTTTATATTCATTAGTATCGCTCCCAAGTTTAATTAGTACTAATTCTTTTCCCGTTTTAACGGTAGTATAAACATTATCTTAGTACCTTTACACCTTGGATAATATTCCATACAAGGATAATAATATAACTGACTAAGTACAATAATATGAATAAAAACGGTGCTGATGCCATAAAAAGTGATTGCTCATTAACAGCTGCATTCATAAATACTGAAAAAAAGCTTGAGAATAGAGCTATAAACAATATAATCATAAATCCAAAGGGTATCAGATGCGAAATTAGCGAACGTTTCGCATGATGTTTCACTTCGGTATCCTGAGAAACAAAAAATACAATAATCGGAAGTATAAAAGGCGCAAACAATACACTAAAATAAGATAGTGCAGATAAAATTCGGTTGTTTTCTATTTGAATACACTCCTTTCCGATTAGATATCTAATATACGTCTCTTAACATAATTAGTTTCAACTTTTGGCAAAGGAGACTAAAATATCTTTATATGTTTCTACGGATGAAATAGAGACATACTCTTTTTCTCCATGCCAATCTGCTCCTGACGGTCCAAACTCTACAGCTCCTGCTCCATTTTTTGCATAGAAACGGGTATCCGCTGATCCGTGTTGTCCAAATAAGTTAGTATCTCGTCCTGTTTTTATAGTAGTTTCGGATTGTAGCTGAATAACATAGGGATTATTGTCGTTAGTTGTGACTGCTGGTTCAGAGGCATAAATGAGCACTTCATTTCCAGGGAAATGTTTGTGAGCAACATCTGTTATTCCTTGAATTATCTCTGTTGGGTCTTGTCCAGGCACATAGCGAATATCGTAGCCTATGATACACTCGTCTGGAACGATATTGTATCTTTCACCTGCATGTATTTTAGCCAAGTTTAAAGAAGGATAATCATAAAATTTATTACTAGCAGTTAAAAAAGAGAGTTGTCGAATTTCTTTATCTAAAGCAATTGCTTCTTCTATTGCATTTATACCTTCCCAAGGACGACTGCCATGACTGGATTTGCCTTTCATTTTAATATCCAATTGGACAATTCCTTTTGCTTGGAGGCCAATATGAAGGTGAGTTGGTTCTCCGCAAATAACGAAATCACCATGATATCCTTGTTCAACTAAATACTCGGATGTTTCTCCATTTGTTTCCTCGTCGGTAACAATATGTAGTTGGACTCTTTTCGTTAGTTGATCTGATGCTTTTGAAAGTTCATAGAATGCTTGCATCATAGCAGCAACTCCCGCTTTCATGTCTGCAGAGCCACGACCATATAATTTGTCACCTTCTATAAAAGGATTAAATTGCTCTTTGTTGCCAGGAACCACATCAACATGCCCATTCCAAATGATGCATTCCTTTCCAAAGCCGATTTCTGATACAAGCATAAGCTTTGAATTTTTTTTATGTAAAGTTGTACCAATTCCCTTTTCTTCCAGCCAATTTTGACAAAATAAAAGTGCTTCATTTGCTCCATCTACATCATCACTTTTTATACGAATTAAGTCTTTCAATAAATCTATCATGTACTTACCTCCATTTTCATATTATATTTTTATAAGTATAACAATGAACAACAGGGGGTTGCATAACTTATTTCATTGGGCTACAATGAACTCGAACTAAATAATTTATCACCACAAGGGGCGTCGCTTATGCGGCTGAGATAGTACCCTTCGAACCTGTAAGTTCATGCTTGCGTAGGGATGTGGATGGAAACTGACAATCGCGCGATGTCTGGGTCTATCCCGACGTCGTTTTTTTGTGGTCGAAAAAGGAGATTACTATGAAAAATCAACGCGTTTTATTGTTAGTGGAAATCGCAATTTTTGCGGCTCTTGGATATATTTTGGATATTATAGGATTTGGTATGCCACAAGGTGGTACAGTCACATTTGTGCTTGTTCCTGTAATTTTAATAGCATTTCGTCGCGGGATAGTCGCTGGCCTTATAACAGGATTTTTAATCGGTATGCTGCAAGTTGTAACAGGCCGTTTTTATGCAGCACCATTATCATTGGAAGTTGTCATTCTACAAGTGGGAATTGATTATTTTATTGCTTTCATGGTAGCAGGATTTGCAGGATTACTAAGACCTGCCTTTTTAAAGGCATATGAAAACAAAGATAAAATGAAAATGGCTACCGCGGTAATTATTGGAGCTTTTATTGCAGCATTTCTTCGCTATCTTGCACATGTGACTTCTGGTATTCTGTTTTTTGGTGAATTTGCTGGCGATCAAAACGTTATTCTTTATTCATTAATCTATAATTCTACTTATATGATTCCAGTATTTTTGCTAGCAGCATTCGTTTGTATGATACTATTCCTAAAGGCTCCTCGCCTTATACTGCCGAATAAAGCATAAATATGATATGATTGTTGTACAGTTTAACCAGTTTTAGAATATGCTAATACAGGTTAAGCCTTCGGTGGACGTCATAGATTTTTGGATAGGGACTTAATCGTTCGTCATGATATAATATCTAGACGCAAATACTCCGGGGCGCATTAGATATGAGAAGGGATCTTATAAAGATGATTGTACAAACAAATGAAGAATTAGAAGCTTTAAAAAAAATAGGTCGTATTGTTGCTGAAATTCGGGATGCAATGAGAGCTGCAACGAAGCCAGGTATTACAACAAAGGAACTGGATGAAATTGGTGGTAAGCTCTTTAATGAGCACGGAGCAATTTCAGGTCCAATGGGTGAGTATGATTTCCCAGGCTATACTTGTATAAGTGTTAATGAAGAGGTTGCTCATGGTATTCCAGGTTCCCGTATCATTAAAGATGGTGATGTTGTCAATATTGACGTATCAGGCTCATGTGATGGTTATTTTGCTGACACAGGTATTTCCTTTGTTGTTGGTGAAGGTTATGAGGAGAAAGAAAAGTTATGTGCAGTGGCAGAAAGCGCATTTAACCGGGCAATGTTAAAGGTAAAAGTCGGTTCTAAATTGAATCAAATTGGAAAAGCGGTTGAAAGAGAAGCAAAGGAAAATGGTTTGCACGTTATTATGAACCTTACAGGTCATGGAATTGGTAAATCACTTCATGAAGCTCCGCAGCACGTGCTCAATTATTATGATGCTTGGGACCCGACAATTTTAAAAGAAGGTATGGTGCTAGCGGTAGAGCCATTTATTTCTCAAAAAGCTGAACATATAGTAGAATCGGGAGATGGTTGGACATTCGTGACACCAGACAAATCGTTAGTTGCCCAAATTGAGCATACGATTGTCGTAACAAAAGAGGGCCCGCTTTTATTAACAAAATTAGATTAAGAAAAATTAAATAGTAAAATGCCTCGGAAATTATGATTTCTGAGGCATTTTTTTTATAAATAATATTCCTACTATAAGTACACAGCTTAAAAAAATGGACGCGGCAGTTATTAATAATTCATCTAACATATGTCGACAGGCAATCCCTAAAAACGCCCAAATAAAGACTAACACGATTGTTGGGTCATTATAATGGTAGCGAAAATGTAAAGCAATTGCTGTAGCAATTGTTAGGAAAATAACAGCCCAGAGTGATTTCGTCATGCCCCAACCACCAAATTCTACATAAGTAAGATAGTAGTCGATATTTGCAAATGTAGCGACGAATATCCATCCTAAGTAAATAGAAATAGGGAGCCGCTTTATCCATAATTGCTCTTCAGAAGAATACGTTTTATAAAATAAAAACAAGACTCCTAATAAAGCAAATATATCTATAAGCGATAATAAAAACAACTCATAATGCCACAAGAAAATCCAAAGAATATTTAAAATGGAGCTACAAACAAATAATATAACTCTTATCGTGGATATGGACTCTCCATTTTTAAATTCTTTAACATTATTCCAAATCCAATATGCTAGTAATAAATATATGGGAATCCATATGAGAAATACGTAGCTTGCGGGAGTAAATAATGAAGGTAGTCTATTTGAAATTTCTCCGGTTGTATGATGATTAATCGGTAGAGTATTTGCGAGTAAATTTACCAAGATGGTAGAGAACAAGCTTATAATCAAAATGATTATTTTAATCATACGCATCCCTCCTATTATTATAGTATACCTTTGAAATTTTATTGCGACAAATTGATTTGTGAATGTTTAATGGCAAAACCAGAATAAACGGAACATAAAAATCATGATATAATATAATTCGAACTAGTATGAATTTTTAAGGGGGAAAAATAATGAGAGAAGTAGTATATCCAATTACATGGGATTTAGATGTGTTCTTTGAAGGTGGAAGTGAATCTAAAGAGTTACGAAACCATTTAGATCAAGTGAAAGAAAAATTAAAGGTTTTTGGAGAAAAATTAGAAAGTTTTACTACTCCGGCATCTGTTCAGGAAGCAAGTAAAATCGTTAGTATCATTGATGAATTAAAGGACATTGCGACTAACTTATCTCAAGCTGGAGCAGTTATTGGCTGTTTTCAAGCACAAGACACTACAGATAAAAAAGCTTCTCTTTTGGAAGGAGAGATAGGAAGTATTTATGCAAAGTTTTCTTCCCTGCTGTTAGGCATACAACAAACGATCAGCAAGACACCAGATGAGGTATGGACAGAATTAATAAAAACAGATGAATTACTCGAATTTTCTTTTGTTCTAAATGAGTGGAGAGAAGAAGCAAAGAGAATGCTTTCTGAAAAAGAAGAGTCTATGATTACAGCCCTTGGTGTAGATGGCTACCATGCATGGGGGCAGCTATATGATTTGTTGGTAGGGGATATTAGAGTAAAAGTTAAAGTGGATGGAGTAGAAAAAGAACTTTCAGTAGGTCAAGCTAATAACTTAAGCTCTCACGAAGATGGTACTACACGTAAAGAAGCATTTGAAGTTTTAGAAGCAGCTTGGACAGAGAAAGAAGAATTTTTTGCTAAAACTTTAAATCATTTAGCAGGTTTCCGTTTGTCTATTTATGAAAAAAGAGGCTGGGAATCTGTCCTACAAGAACCACTTGAGATAAATCGTATGAAGCAGGAGACATTAGATGCGATGTGGGGTGCTATTTCCAAAAATAAAGCTCCTTTCGTCGAATATTTAAATGTAAAATCGACAATGCTAGGAAAAGAAGGTATGCATTGGTATGATTTGGATGCGCCGGTAAGTGCTTCAACCGAGAAAATGGATTACCAACAAGGTGCAGAATTTATATTAAAGCATTTTAAAGAGTTTGGACCAAAATTAGAATCCTTTTCAAGAAATGCCTTTGAAAAAGGGTGGATTGAAGCAGAAGACCGCCCAAACAAGCGCCCAGGAGGGTTTTGTACAGGAATGCCGGTTTCAGAAGAATCCCGTATTTTCATGACGTACAGTGGAACTATGTCCAATGTTTCTACACTTGCACATGAATTGGGACATGCTTTTCATTCATATGCTTTAAGACCAGTACATTGGATGAATCGCCAGTACGCAATGGGAGTAGCAGAAACGGCATCTACGTTTGCGGAAATGATTGTAGCAGACGCAGCGGTAAAAGAAGCAAAAACGAACGATGAAAAGATTGCTTTACTAGAGGATAAAATCCAAAGAAGTGTTGCTTTCTTTATGAATATTCATGCTCGCTTCTTATTTGAAACAAGATTTTATGAGGAACGTAAAAATGGAATCGTTTCAGCTACAAGATTAAATGAGTTGATGGAAATTGCTCAAAAAGAAGCATACGGTGAAGCACTAGAAACAACACATCCTCATTTCTGGGCTTCTAAATTGCATTTCTATATTACAGGGGTACCTTTTTATAACTTCCCATACACATTTGGTTATTTATTTTCATTAAGTATATATGCGAAAGCAATTAACGAAGGTGCAAATTTTGAAGAAAAATATATTGCACTTCTTCAAGATACTGCCGTAATGTCAGTAGAGGATTTAGCGATGAAGCATCTTGGTGAAGATATTACTGAAGAGGAATTTTGGATTAAAGGGATTAATCTTTGCATTCAAGATGTAAACGAGTTCATTCAATTAACTAATGCAAAAGGGTGACGATGTTTGATCTATTTAGAAGGTGACAGATGTTATTTACGGACATTAAATGTAAAGGACGCACCCAATCTTGCAGATCTTGTTTATAGAAACAAAAAATATTGGGCTGTATATGAACCATTGCATCGAGATGATTATTATACAACCTCTGTGCAAAGAGAGAAAATTCGAGAGTCGCTATTATTAATGAATGAAAAAAGAGAATTCAGCTTTGGGGTATTTCAACATGATACCGATCGGATGATAGGTAGTATTTCATTGTATAGCTTAAAAAGAATGCCTTTTTCTAGTGGACTAATCGGCTATTCAATAGACGAAAATTTAACGGGTAAAGGTATTGCATCGGAAGCTGTACACCTTGTTAAATTGTTTGGGTTTGAACATGCTCATTTGAATCGTATAGAAGCTTATGTATCACCTAGAAATCTAGGGTCAATTAAAGTCTTGGAGAACAATGCATTTCATCGAGAAGGATTACTTCGAAGTCTTCTCTATATTAATGGTAAGTGGGAAGATCATTATATTTATGCATGCATTAGTGAGGACTTCTGAAAGGGTAAGAGTATTTATAAAAAAATTCTTTCCAAAACGAAAAGCTGGTTATTCATCAATTGATGGATAACCAGCTTTTGTCGATTTCCCGGGAAATAATCTATTTTACGTCGAGATTGCCATCTTTCACTAAATCTAATCTACCAGTATTAGGATCAATGATGAGCCCATGAACAGGTATGCTACCAAGCATTAGTGGGTGATTTCTAATCATATCGACGCTATGTAAAACACTGTCTTTAACATCAGAAAAACCTTCTAACCATTTTTCTACTTCTACCCCGGAATTCTTCAATATATCAAATATTTTTGGATCTATACCTCTTGTAGTCATTTTGCCGATGATTTTATCTGTTTGAATAGCACTCATACCGCAATCATAGTGACCAATAACGTATATTTCGTCCGCTTGAAGTTCATAAACTGCCACGATTAGACTGCGCATGATGCCACCAAACGGATGGTTTATAACAGCACCAGCACTTTTTACAATTTTAACATCACCGTTTTTAAAGTTCATGGATTTAGGTAGCATTTCTACGAGCCTTGTGTCCATACATGTTAATATTACAATTCGTTTATTTGGAAATTTTGTCGTTAAAAATGGTTCATACAACTTATTTTGTACAAAGGATTCATTGTAAGCTAATATTTCTTTTAAACTAGGCATGGAATTCCCCCTTCAATTTTCTACATTATTATTTTATATGAAAGCAATTGAAATTTCCTCTATTATGTTTTTTAGTGTAATAACTATTAATAAATTTTCATGAAAAAACCACTCAGGAGAGAGAACTTGAGTGGCATTTTTTATTATTTGGCACTATTAATAAGATTGTCGTTTTTTATTGTGGTGAAAATTAGCGAGACTTCCGCGGAAAGCAAGCGAATTTTCGTCAATGACAATATGTATGATTAACAGCGCCAATTCTTTATTTTGCTACTCTTTGTTTTCTCTCAGAGATAAAAAATGATTTTCCTGTACCGATAGCTACTGATTGTAGAGGTTCAGGGGCAATATGAACAGGTACTTCAATAACTGTTGAAAGCCACTCTTTCATATCTTTTAATAGAGCGCCTCCACCTGTTAATACAACGCCATGATCTACAATATCACCAGCCAACTCAGGAGGACAAATTTCTAATGTAGCCCTAATAGTTTCTAAAATAGTTTCAAGTGATTCTGCTAAAACTCCCTGAATCTGTGTAGATGAAAGATGTATTGTTTTTGGTAAGCCTGTAACAACATCTCTTCCTCTTACATCCATTTGTTCTACTGAATGTGGCACCAATGCATGTCCGATTGTTTTCTTAATTTCTTCAGCAGTTGGTTCTCCAATTAAAATATTATATTCTTTACGAATAAAATTGATAATAGCTTCATCCATTTTATCTCCAGCAGCTTTTACAGTGTTGGAAGCAACAACTCCACCAAATGAGATAATTCCAACCTCTGTAGTACCACCACCAATATCAACCACCATGCTTGCAACTGGTTCATTTACAGGAAGTCCTGCACCAATTGCTGCAGCTACCGGCTCTTCCATCAGTTGGACCTCTTTTGCTCCACTTTGTCTAACCGCATCTTGGATTGCTCTGCGTTCAACGGATGTAGCACCAGAGGGGGTACAAACAATAACAGTCGGCTTTCTTAAAGCAGTGCCTAGCTTCTTGCCAGCTTTTTGCATTATCAGTTTTAATAATTCTGTCGTAACATCAAAATCCGCTATGACACCATCTTTTAAAGGTCGAATAACTTCGATAGAAGCTGGTGTTTTACCGATCATTTGTTTTGCTTTCTCACCAAATGCGATAATTTCTTTTGTTTTAGTGTTTATTGCGACAACAGTCGGTTCATTTAAAAGTAAGCCTTTGCTTTTTGTATATACTAATGTATTTGCTGTTCCTAAATCTATTCCAATATGAGTATTTGAAAACATATATTAAACCTCCCATTCAATCATACTTATTTAGTATAAAGGATAAAGGAGGGATTGCCATTTGTTACTTTTTGGAAGTTTACAATTGTTTCAAAAGATAATAGTGCGTTTATCCTGTTAGTTTTGTTTAAAATAAATAGATAGACCTTGTTGGTCATTGATTTGACATAAAGTTGTATTGAAAATGAAAAGAAAAAGAGAAATAGTATCAACTTTAAACTATTCACCAATAAAAAAACAACCGCAATATAATTGCGGTTGTTTGAATTATTTTGAAGGTTTTGGATCAACTGTAATTGAATCATGTGAGTTCATTGCTTTTGCAAAGTAGCTAAGAATTACGTAGCCTACTACTCCTATACCACCAGCAACTCCAAGAACTGTAACTGTGAATAAGCCCATTATTAAACACCTCACTAGTCATGATATTATCATTATAACTTATAATAGTATAAAAAGTAAGTAGAATATTATAGAAATCTAGTTGGTAGATTAAAAAGCCCAATTTCCATTGCGGAAGATTGGTTCAATCGTTCCATCTTCTTTGATTCCGTCGATATTCATTTTTTCTGATCCAATCATGAAGTCTACATGAGTAATACTTTCATTCAGTCCGTTTTGTGCAAGTTCTTCTCGACTCATTTTCTTACCACCCTCTATGCAAAATGCATATGCACTTCCGATTGCTAAGTGGTTAGAAGCATTTTCGTCAAATAACGTGTTATAGAATAATAAGTTTGAATTAGAAATAGGTGAATCATGTGGGACTAACGCTACTTCTCCTAAATAGTGAGAGCCTTCGTCTGTCGCAACAAGATTCTCTAACACAGTTTGACCTTGTTCAGCTTCCACTTTCACAATACGACCTTTTTCAAATGTTACTGTGAAATTATCAATGATATTTCCTCCGTAACTTAAAGGTTTTGTACTAGCTACGTACCCGTCTACTCCAGTTTTTAAAGGAACTGTGAAAACTTCTTCTGTAGGCATATTTGCCATGAAATCGTTTCCTTTTTCATTTACACTACTAGCTCCACACCATAGATGACCTTTTGGAAGCTCGATCGTTAAATCTGTCCCTGGTGCTGTATAGTGTAGTTTTTTATAGTTCTTATCATTTAAGTAATCTACTTTAGTATGAAGTAATTCGTCATGCTCTTTCCAAGCTTCCACTGGATTCTCTAAATCTGCACGTACCGCTTTAAAAATTGCATCCCATAAAGCAGAAACTTGTTTTTCTTCGGCAACCTCTGGGAACACCTTACTTGCCCAAGCCTTAGAAGGTGAAGCGATAACTGTCCAGCTTACTTTATCAGATTGTGTGTATTGACGATACTTGCTTAATGCAGTACCTGCCGCTTTTTGGAATGCCGCAATTTTATTTGTGTCCACTCCTTTTAAAAGATCTGGACTTTGACTTATAATGCTCATGAAAGCAGCACCTTGTTCAGCTAATAATTCTTTTTCTTGTGCTTTCCATGATGGGAA encodes:
- a CDS encoding aminopeptidase; protein product: MSSFNENLNKYAALAVEVGVNIQPSQNLFIAASIDSVELVRLITKKAYEIGANQVFVDFSDDEITRLRYDLAPKDSFDIFPSWKAQEKELLAEQGAAFMSIISQSPDLLKGVDTNKIAAFQKAAGTALSKYRQYTQSDKVSWTVIASPSKAWASKVFPEVAEEKQVSALWDAIFKAVRADLENPVEAWKEHDELLHTKVDYLNDKNYKKLHYTAPGTDLTIELPKGHLWCGASSVNEKGNDFMANMPTEEVFTVPLKTGVDGYVASTKPLSYGGNIIDNFTVTFEKGRIVKVEAEQGQTVLENLVATDEGSHYLGEVALVPHDSPISNSNLLFYNTLFDENASNHLAIGSAYAFCIEGGKKMSREELAQNGLNESITHVDFMIGSEKMNIDGIKEDGTIEPIFRNGNWAF